The Epinephelus lanceolatus isolate andai-2023 chromosome 21, ASM4190304v1, whole genome shotgun sequence genome has a segment encoding these proteins:
- the LOC117247298 gene encoding uncharacterized protein LOC117247298, with amino-acid sequence MDPSTRVVGLDAQGNMVFTVVKPVMGIFQVSSEQTGSVAQGGMGLQGLSENTLILPQTQNQAPLDQNQMDMHSMQPHIQMPQMQVSALAQSEAVPQIQDPQPNSSTNTESGTHMPFAEVSSLLDPNMKGSKARKYLISYDEIKRRLQAPEKMSLRSLAAYTRVSRGPASKKTLLESLNVLGLTPSTTTSVSSSFSKLTEGDTRALCDDMKDFAHDYIDYSNMAKQLIPETNTVQHWSKIIETKNHLEDMRKCFKDPVNSGAFDNVTHGLGLGMLDVALDMIVMVIEQQIRILSGAAASDPVDSGPPMRRIRRRHRKTHSTDESPNKVSGGIKDQGKAISKGKGRGRAKKKIRQEAGAAGPVETPAEQCKSDDVESNVLTLVSVGYETVSSGLNAAGTV; translated from the exons ATGGACCCGTCTACTCGGGTGGTGGGTCTGGATGCCCAGGGGAACATGGTTTTCACTGTGGTCAAACCAGTGATGGGCATCTTCCAGGTGTCTTCGGAGCAAACAGGGAGTGTGGCACAAGGGGGCATGGGGCTGCAGGGTTTATCTGAAAACACATTAATCCTCCCTCAAACGCAAAACCAGGCTCCGCTAGACCAGAACCAGATGGATATGCACTCCATGCAGCCTCACATCCAGATGCCCCAGATGCAGGTTTCTGCCCTGGCCCAGAGTGAGGCTGTGCCCCAGATTCAGGACCCACAGCCGAACTCAAGCACAAACACAGAGTCTGGTACACACATGCCTTTTGCAGAGGTGTCGTCGCTCCTGGATCCCAACATGAAAGGATCGAAGGCTC GGAAATATCTCATCTCGTATGATGAAATCAAACGGCGCCTGCAGGCTCCGGAGAAGATGTCCCTGCGCTCCCTGGCAGCCTACACTCGGGTCAGCAGAGGCCCGGCCAGCAAGAAAACCCTTCTGGAGTCACTCAATGTCCTTGGCCTCACGCCAAGCACAACTACCTCTGtatcctcctccttctccaaaCTCACTGAAG gcgACACCAGAGCATTGTGTGACGATATGAAGGACTTCGCCCATGACTACATCGACTACAGCAACATGGCGAAACAGCTCATCCCTGAGACAAACACAGTTCAACACTGGTCCAAAATTATTGAAACCAA GAACCACCTGGAGGATATGAGAAAATGTTTCAAGGACCCAGTGAACAGCGGAGCGTTTGACAATGTCACTCACGGTCTGGGTCTGGGAATGTTGGACGTGGCGCTGGACATGATTGTCATGGTAATTGAGCAGCAGATTCGTATCCTGTCTGGCGCAGCGGCATCAGACCCAGTTGACTCTGGTCCGCCTATGCGGCGCATCCGCAGACGCCACCGCAAAACCCACTCGACTGACGAGAGCCCCAACAAAGTGTCTGGAGGGATCAAAGATCAAGGGAAGGCCATTTCTAAAGGCAAGGGGCGAGGCCGAGCCAAGAAGAAGATAAGGCAGGaagctggagctgctggtcccGTGGAGACCCCAGCAGAGCAGTGCAAGTCGGACGATGTGGAGAGTAACGTCCTCACCCTGGTGTCGGTTGGATATGAGACTGTTTCCAGTGGTCTCAACGCAGCCGGAACTGTTTGA
- the kif19 gene encoding kinesin-like protein KIF19: MKDTGESKDHQLTVALRIRPLSDAEQEEAATIVAHRVDDQMVVLMDPMEDPDDILRANRSREKTYMFDVAFDFSASQEEVYRATTKGLIEGLISGYNATVFAYGPTGCGKTYTMLGTDKEPGIYVRTLNDLFRAIEETSDDMLYSVSMSYLEIYNEMIRDLLNPSSGFLDLREDSKGVIQVAGITEVSTINAQEIMELLMKGNKQRTQEPTAANQTSSRSHAVLQVAVKQQSRCRDVLQEVRFARLFMIDLAGSERAAQTQNRGQRLKEGAHINRSLLALGNCINALSDKNGTKYVNYRDSKLTRLLKDSLGGNSRTVMIAHISPASVAFEESRNTLTYADRAKNIRTRVKKNLINVSYHIAQYTNIISDLRCEIQRLKKKIADQASRQLNSDRADIRHVQAEVQAHSSHQSRAEMDQLREQLLDAFRQQMEIRRSLMELENSNMEIQIDTSKHLLTIADWEQERSRRRRKWRAERRKESVNKDDSEKDSDSPESPPDSTETQQVAMARENLVTLMAEQKKIHKQKALLERRFLELRDRAQRLEELLPRRVSSEEQREVLCLLCKVHELEIENAEMQSHALLKDNVIRHKNFVVQRFEQHRHLCDEIIQQQRQFIDDHSLLVPPHLQELYEMYMRELDERKLDRAMALDKVTTRHTIKEGSLPKITLPGQGPDNMQDMDSDQESVRNMCTDNRRGQAKIRRHTLPPILPEPELDNNRVFKSSPHARQLKHSAVVTPPPIHINGKGNRELQPLVPESSLSYSHLSHSVSSHLDSSPESSEAGADIPLSRSERQQILKGVQNIVVKAARRRSKALEVDALRLHPPPSPLDPKKQKSSLSLSEAPPTGLPMRRGRQPSPELRHATSDDNLSSSTGEGPGLQVTWTRPRNRQVATKNQTPREMDFEARRKKRRSRSFEVTGQALPQTKTATAQRFRPLDSTSDPHLHNNSQPQAPTLRPQYRGVPPLAKIRAPHSIQQIESSTPHMNNLKRGPQLRQPQPLLYITTTGTGGQRTRRH; this comes from the exons ATGGTGGTTCTGATGGACCCCATGGAGGACCCGGACGACATCCTGCGTGCCAACCGCTCCAGGGAGAAAACGTACATGTTTGACGTGGCGTTCGACTTCTCAGCCAGTCAG GAGGAAGTGTACCGAGCAACAACCAAAGGGCTGATTGAGGGCCTCATATCAGGCTACAATGCCACCGTGTTTGCCTACGGACCcacag GTTGTGGGAAGACATACACCATGCTGGGGACGGACAAGGAGCCAGGCATCTACGTTCGAACGCTCAACGACCTGTTCCGTGCCATTGAGGAGACCAGCGACGACATGCTGTACAGCGTCTCCATGTCCTATCTTGAG ATCTACAATGAGATGATCCGTGACCTGCTGAACCCCTCGTCAGGCTTCCTGGACCTGAGAGAAGACTCTAAAGGAGTGATACAGGTTGCTGGCATCACAGAGGTGTCTACCATAAATGCGCAAGAG ATCATGGAGCTGCTGATGAAGGGCAACAAGCAGCGCACCCAGGAGCCGACAGCCGCCAACCAGACGTCATCTCGCTCCCACGCTGTGCTGCAGGTGGCCGTGAAGCAGCAGAGCAGGTGTCGAGACGTCCTGCAGGAGGTCCGCTTTGCACGCCTCTTCATGATCGACCTCGCCGGCTCGGAAAGAGCAGCACAG ACTCAGAATCGGGGTCAGCGGTTGAAAGAGGGTGCCCACATCAACCGCTCCCTCCTGGCTCTGGGCAACTGCATCAATGCCCTGAGTGACAAAAATGGCACCAAGTACGTCAACTATCGAGACAGCAAGTTGACTCGACTACTGAAG GACTCGTTGGGCGGGAACAGCCGAACGGTCATGATAGCTCACATCAGCCCCGCCTCTGTGGCTTTTGAGGAGTCCCGTAACACGCTGACGTACGCTGACCGTGCCAAAAACATTCGAACACGG GTAAAGAAGAACCTGATAAATGTGTCATACCACATTGCTCAGTACACCAACATCATCTCCGACCTGCGCTGTGAGATCCAGCGGCTCAAAAAGAAGATTGCAGATCAGGCGAGCCGCCAGCTCAACTCAGACCGGGCTGACATCCGCCATGTCCAGG CCGAGGTCCAGGCCCACTCCAGCCACCAGAGTCGGGCGGAGATGGACCAGTTGAGGGAGCAGCTCCTGGATGCTTTCCGCCAACAGATGGAGATCAGGAGGAGCCTGATGGAGctggaaaacagcaacatggaGATCCAGATCGACACCTCTAAACACCTGCTTACCATTGCAGA CTGGGAGCAGGAGCGGAGTAGGCGCCGGAGGAAGTGGCGCGCcgagaggaggaaggaaagtGTCAATAAAGACGACAGCGAGAAGGACTCTGACTCCCCGGAGTCTCCTCCAGACAGCACAGAGACCCAGCAGGTGGCGATGGCCCGAGAAAACCTGGTTACACTCATGGCCGAACAGAAAAAGATCCACAAACAGAAG GCATTGCTCGAGCGCAGATTTCTGGAGCTTCGGGATCGGGCGCAGCGCCTAGAGGAGCTGCTGCCTCGGCGGGTGAGCTCAGAGGAGCAGCGCGAGGTCCTGTGCCTCCTCTGCAAGGTTCATGAGCTGGAGATCGAGAACGCAGAGATGCAGTCACACGCACTGCTCAAGGACAACGTCATCCGGCACAAAAACTTTGTGGTGCAACGCTTCGAGCAACacagacacctgtgtgatgagatcatacagcagcagagacagttCATTGATG ACCACAGTCTGCTGGTCCCTCCACACCTCCAGGAGCTATATGAGATGTACATGAGGGAGCTGGATGAAAGGAAACTAGATAGAGCCATGGCGCTGGATAAGGTGACCACCAGACACACCATCAAG GAGGGCTCTCTGCCCAAGATCACCCTGCCCGGTCAGGGTCCAGACAACATGCAGGACATGGACTCGGACCAGGAGAGTGTACGCAACATGTGCACCGATAACAGACGAGGCCAAGCCAAAATCCGACGACACACTTTGCCCCCCATTCTGCCAGAGCCTGAGCT CGACAACAACAGGGTTTTTAAGAGCAGCCCTCACGCCAGGCAGCTGAAACACTCGGCTGTGGTGACCCCGCCTCCTATACACATAAATGGGAAGGGCAACAGAGAG CTGCAGCCGCTGGTTCCTGAGAGCTCTCTGAGCTACAGCCATCTCAGCCACAGTGTCAGCAGCCACCTGGACTCATCACCGGAGAGCAGCGAGGCTGGGGCTGATATCCCCCTTTCACGGAGTG AGCGGCAGCAGATCCTTAAAGGCGTCCAGAACATTGTAGTAAAAGCAGCCCGTCGGCGCTCCAAAGCCCTGGAGGTGGACGCCCTGCGGTTACACCCTCCCCCGTCTCCCCTGGACCCCAAGAAGCAGAAGAGCAGCCTCTCTCTGAGCGAGGCCCCTCCTACAGGTTTGCCAATGCGGCGCGGCAGACAGCCCAGCCCCGAGCTCAGACACGCCACCTCAGACGATAACCTGTCAAGCAGCACGGGCGAGGGGCCCGGCCTGCAGGTGACCTGGACACGCCCACGGAACCGGCAGGTCGCCACCAAGAACCAAACGCCCCGGGAGATGGACTTTGAGGCTCGCCGAAAGAAGAGGCGCTCACGCTCTTTCGAGGTCACTGGTCAAGCA CTGCCTCAAACCAAGACAGCCACAGCCCAGAGGTTCCGTCCTCTCGACAGCACATCAGACCCTCATCTCCACAACAACAGTCAGCCCCAGGCTCCCACGCTCCGCCCCCAGTACAGAGGGGTCCCTCCTCTCGCCAAAATCAGGGCGCCCCACAGCATCCAGCAAATAGAGTCCTCCACACCCCACATGAATAACCTGAAGCGAGGGCCTCAGCTGCGGCAGCCGCAGCCACTCCTCTACATCACCACCACGGGCACCGGGGGCCAGCGCACACGCAGACACTGA